Proteins from a genomic interval of Rhodococcus rhodochrous:
- a CDS encoding glutathione S-transferase family protein gives MTENKYVEPGAEFTRDTNYIPTRITADGRDGYPVESGRYRLVAARACPWANRTLIVRRLLGLEDALSLGLCGPTHDERSWTFDLDPGGVDPVLGIPRLQDAYFARFPGYDRGITVPAVVDVPTGQVVTNDYPQITLDFSTEWTQFHREGAPDLYPEELRDEIDEVAELVYQDVNNGVYRCGFAGSQESYDKAFDRLFARLDWLEERLGAQRYLVGETITEADVRLFTTLVRFDPVYHGHFKCNRNRLADFPALWAYARDLFQTPGFGDTIDFVQIKQHYYLVHTDVNPTGIVPKGPDLSNWLDPHGREALGGRPFGDGTPPPPPRPSEVVPEGHGAVAR, from the coding sequence GTGACCGAGAACAAGTACGTCGAGCCGGGTGCGGAGTTCACCCGGGACACCAACTACATCCCCACCCGCATCACCGCGGACGGGCGCGACGGCTATCCCGTCGAGTCGGGGCGGTACCGGCTCGTCGCCGCCCGGGCGTGTCCGTGGGCCAACCGCACCCTGATCGTGCGGCGGCTGCTCGGTCTCGAGGACGCTCTGTCGCTGGGACTGTGCGGCCCGACGCACGACGAGCGCAGCTGGACGTTCGACCTCGACCCGGGTGGGGTCGACCCCGTCCTCGGCATCCCGCGACTGCAGGACGCGTACTTCGCGCGCTTCCCGGGATACGACCGCGGCATCACCGTCCCGGCCGTCGTCGACGTGCCCACCGGGCAGGTCGTGACGAACGACTACCCGCAGATCACCCTCGACTTCTCCACCGAGTGGACGCAGTTCCACCGCGAGGGCGCCCCTGATCTGTATCCGGAGGAGCTGCGGGACGAGATCGACGAGGTGGCGGAACTCGTCTACCAGGACGTCAACAACGGCGTGTACCGGTGCGGTTTCGCCGGTTCGCAGGAGTCCTACGACAAGGCCTTCGATCGGCTCTTCGCCCGCCTCGACTGGCTCGAGGAACGCCTCGGGGCGCAGCGCTATCTCGTGGGCGAGACCATCACCGAGGCCGATGTGCGCCTGTTCACCACGCTCGTCCGGTTCGATCCCGTCTACCACGGGCACTTCAAGTGCAACCGGAACCGGCTGGCGGACTTCCCGGCGCTGTGGGCCTATGCGCGCGATCTGTTCCAGACACCCGGCTTCGGCGACACCATCGACTTCGTGCAGATCAAGCAGCACTACTATCTCGTGCACACCGACGTCAATCCCACGGGCATCGTGCCGAAGGGACCGGACCTGTCGAACTGGCTCGATCCGCACGGCCGTGAGGCGCTCGGCGGGCGGCCGTTCGGGGACGGCACACCGCCGCCCCCGCCGCGTCCGAGCGAGGTGGTCCCCGAAGGGCACGGCGCGGTCGCCCGCTGA
- a CDS encoding GNAT family N-acetyltransferase gives MDPHISSIAALAWCRALGLPDGALVEPGCVTRIDDSVRDVRLLAVERTTAIVGPGTAVFRLAAEPDPAEIDAPNAELVVAGHAGRTEILALCTDWIDATRVENPLISDDPEDLAELLRCCPPDDVTEAELSPTGPSRVFVLLDDDHRPLAGAAYSELGSLLADVRVLTTPPARRLGLASTVATLATHDALDAGLVPLARMRRDNRGARTVAAVSGYDIWGTLVTVRVPPGK, from the coding sequence GTGGACCCGCACATCTCGAGCATCGCCGCCCTCGCGTGGTGTCGTGCACTGGGCCTACCCGACGGCGCTCTCGTCGAACCCGGGTGCGTCACGCGCATCGACGACTCGGTCCGCGACGTCCGACTGCTCGCCGTGGAACGCACCACCGCGATCGTCGGACCCGGCACCGCGGTCTTCCGCCTCGCGGCCGAACCCGACCCGGCCGAGATCGACGCCCCGAACGCCGAGCTCGTCGTCGCAGGCCACGCGGGTCGCACGGAGATCCTCGCTCTGTGCACCGACTGGATCGACGCGACACGCGTCGAGAACCCGCTCATCTCCGACGACCCCGAGGACCTCGCCGAGCTACTGCGGTGCTGCCCGCCCGACGACGTCACCGAGGCAGAACTGTCGCCGACGGGACCGTCGCGCGTGTTCGTGTTGCTCGACGACGATCACCGTCCCCTCGCCGGCGCGGCCTACAGCGAACTCGGGTCGTTGCTGGCCGACGTGCGGGTGCTGACGACACCGCCGGCGCGCCGGCTCGGGCTCGCCTCGACGGTCGCGACGCTGGCGACCCACGACGCGCTCGATGCCGGACTCGTCCCGCTGGCCCGCATGCGCCGCGACAACCGCGGTGCCCGGACGGTCGCGGCGGTGTCGGGATACGACATCTGGGGAACCCTCGTGACGGTTCGGGTTCCACCCGGGAAGTGA
- a CDS encoding ATP-binding cassette domain-containing protein, translating to MTAPSAQPPYGTPDPRVPSGTPGAGITVHGLSRTFGDHTAVSNLWFTVPPGSITGFLGPNGSGKTTTLGMMLGLVRPSAGNAFVDGVPFTSLRQPAQVVGAVLDARSAHPKHRALTHLQVYCAAIGVPDERARQMLDLVGLGSVARRRIGEFSLGMRQRLALATALLGQPRYLVLDEPANGLDPEGMAWLRDFLRAFAANGGTVLISSHILREIEQMADRLVIIANGHLVAETSMTDLRDAYRSRVFVAASDPARLATALAAAGHTDAQVQQDGRLAVVGVTPDRIAEIAATAEVTLFGTSVEHVDLEQVYLAMTAGRYAAAPVAQYPGHGRQYQPYPNAQQYPNAQQYPNAQQYPQPQWGQPNRPPAGQGGPTA from the coding sequence GTGACAGCACCGTCAGCGCAACCGCCGTACGGCACACCCGATCCCCGGGTGCCCTCGGGGACACCGGGCGCGGGGATCACCGTCCACGGCCTGAGCAGGACGTTCGGTGACCACACGGCCGTATCGAATCTGTGGTTCACGGTGCCACCGGGCTCGATCACCGGTTTCCTCGGCCCCAACGGATCGGGCAAGACCACCACGCTCGGCATGATGCTCGGACTCGTCCGGCCGAGCGCCGGGAACGCCTTCGTCGACGGCGTGCCGTTCACCTCGCTGCGGCAGCCTGCACAGGTCGTCGGGGCGGTGCTCGACGCGCGCAGCGCCCACCCGAAGCACCGGGCGCTGACACACCTGCAGGTCTATTGCGCCGCGATCGGCGTGCCCGACGAGCGGGCGAGGCAGATGCTCGATCTCGTCGGCCTGGGGTCGGTCGCGCGACGTCGTATCGGCGAGTTCTCCCTCGGCATGCGGCAGCGACTCGCCCTGGCGACGGCCCTGCTCGGACAACCGCGTTATCTCGTGCTCGACGAACCGGCGAACGGACTCGACCCCGAGGGCATGGCCTGGCTGCGCGACTTCCTCCGCGCGTTCGCCGCCAACGGCGGGACCGTGCTGATCTCGAGCCACATCCTGCGGGAGATCGAGCAGATGGCCGACCGCCTCGTGATCATCGCGAACGGTCACCTGGTCGCGGAGACCTCGATGACCGACCTGCGCGACGCCTACCGCTCGCGGGTGTTCGTCGCGGCCTCCGACCCGGCCCGCCTCGCGACCGCGCTCGCCGCGGCCGGGCACACCGACGCGCAGGTGCAGCAGGACGGACGGCTCGCGGTGGTCGGCGTGACTCCCGACCGCATCGCCGAGATCGCCGCGACCGCGGAGGTGACGCTGTTCGGGACGAGTGTCGAGCACGTCGATCTCGAGCAGGTCTACCTCGCGATGACGGCGGGTCGGTATGCGGCCGCGCCGGTCGCGCAGTATCCGGGGCACGGCCGGCAGTATCAGCCCTACCCGAACGCACAGCAGTACCCGAACGCACAGCAGTACCCGAACGCACAGCAGTACCCGCAGCCGCAGTGGGGGCAGCCGAACCGACCGCCGGCCGGGCAAGGAGGTCCCACCGCATGA
- a CDS encoding ABC transporter permease, with protein MTVLLTAEFRKVLSLRYWWILGIAPLLVGLFCGALTLPVARQLELGFGDGFAEAVAAAVGISLSLSLVFLFAAIFGAVATGSEFAHRTIVTTFLTARGRDRVVGVKFATVAVIGLLYCIVTEVAAAATLMLFGGGFDGADLGSVAKVMGIGLFCALMWSLIGAGLGLLTRSTTGSVLAICAWVPFGELMVSVVLHGLGLGAIASYLPAQVTWYVLFSAVSMPEDVTLEMTWPAAPLLLILWTVVLGGLGWWRARTADVV; from the coding sequence ATGACCGTGCTTCTCACCGCCGAGTTCCGCAAGGTCCTGAGCCTGCGCTACTGGTGGATCCTCGGCATCGCACCACTGCTGGTGGGTCTGTTCTGCGGCGCGCTGACGCTGCCGGTCGCGCGGCAACTCGAACTCGGTTTCGGTGACGGTTTCGCCGAGGCCGTCGCCGCCGCGGTCGGTATCTCCCTCTCGTTGTCGCTGGTGTTCCTGTTCGCCGCGATCTTCGGTGCGGTGGCGACGGGCAGCGAGTTCGCGCACCGAACGATCGTGACGACCTTCCTCACCGCGCGGGGACGCGACCGGGTCGTCGGGGTGAAGTTCGCGACCGTCGCCGTGATCGGGTTGTTGTACTGCATCGTCACGGAAGTCGCGGCGGCCGCGACGCTCATGTTGTTCGGTGGGGGCTTCGACGGTGCCGACCTCGGTTCGGTCGCCAAGGTGATGGGCATCGGTCTGTTCTGCGCGCTGATGTGGTCGCTCATCGGAGCGGGGCTGGGTCTGCTCACACGGTCGACGACGGGCAGTGTGCTCGCGATCTGCGCGTGGGTGCCGTTCGGGGAGCTGATGGTCTCGGTCGTCCTGCACGGTCTCGGTCTCGGCGCGATCGCGTCGTATCTGCCGGCGCAGGTCACCTGGTACGTGCTGTTCTCGGCGGTGTCGATGCCCGAGGACGTGACGCTGGAGATGACGTGGCCGGCGGCTCCGCTGCTTCTGATCCTCTGGACCGTGGTGCTGGGCGGCCTCGGCTGGTGGCGCGCCCGCACCGCCGACGTCGTCTGA
- a CDS encoding ABC transporter ATP-binding protein → MAHDPIPRSPGWISRLVAECLKHRRTAVGALAVTVVAALIDITFPLLTKVAVDSATGQGDVPADDLRLIGLAAAAIAAGAVIRFGCQYGRRMLAGRLSLDVQHDLRLRLLGSLQRLDGHGQDRIRTGQVVSRSITDLQLVQGLLAMVPMSAGALLQFVLALVIMTTLSPLLTLVAVVIVPIIAGLVRVVRPKLFAATWSAQQRAADLAQHVEETVTGVRVVKGFGQESHAVDQLEEHGRRLYAERLRAARINAWFSAPMGAIPQFGLVATIALGGWLALEGGITVGTFVAFTAYVATMTGTTRTLSQVVIMAQLSRAAVERVYEVIDTEPDVADPPHPVELPDGPLGVHLEDVTFGFDDDRHVLRGLDLEIAPGETVAIVGPAGSGKTVLSLLLPRFYAPHRGSVCLTADGRDIDVATLRADDLRGAVGLVFDEPFLFSDTVASNIALGRPDASDDEIRAAAAAARADDFVEALPEGYDTVVGERGLTLSGGQRQRVALARALLVDPRVLILDDATSAVDAETEAAIYGALRAGRRRTTLVLAHRRSTLALADRVAVLDEGRIVDIGTVDELEERSPVFRRLLSTDDDAAPAPERPVPAGELWPDEPDDDELSGTVRNPPAVGGGRGGPAGGGGRGGPVSGALGAVAPTPELRAAVDALPPATETPGHDPALQSEALRLPDPQFRLRTTLRPVRALLAVVVLCLAVESLTSIAFPSLVRYAVDRGVTPGDPSRLWQATAAGVVLALLGWFVVAILTVLTARAGERVLFGLRVRSYAHLQRLGLDYYERELSGRIMTRMTTDVDALSQFIQTGLSTAVVAVLTLTGISIALIVTDLSLALVVLAVLPVLVGATLWFRKVSGTAYAQSRERISLVNADFQENVTGLRAAQAYRREETAARRFAERAEAYRRSRLRSQRAISLYFPFITFLSDLALAAVVFVGAREVASGAVGPGVLIAFVLYLNLLFAPIQQLSQVFDGYQQARVGLRRIGDLLRTESSLESAEEGTVAITGHLRGDVDLRQVGFRYSEADREALSDVDLSIPAGSTVALVGRTGAGKSTVVKLLARFYDPTSGSVRVDDTDLRRYRLRDYRGRLGVVPQEAHLFTGTVATNIAYGRPDATREEIESAARAVGALDMIAGLAGGMNHAVGERGQGLSAGQRQLIALARAELVDPDLLLLDEATATLDPATEKAVLEAGARVARSRTAVVVAHRLATAARADLVVVVDDGRIVECGPHDELRRAGGLYTTLWQLATGGLVPEEPEVLLTSTTEGSNMRSSSRL, encoded by the coding sequence ATGGCACACGACCCGATTCCGCGCTCGCCGGGATGGATTTCCCGGCTCGTCGCCGAATGCCTGAAACACCGCAGAACAGCCGTCGGGGCGCTGGCCGTCACCGTCGTCGCTGCCCTGATCGACATCACCTTCCCACTGCTGACGAAGGTCGCGGTCGACAGCGCGACCGGGCAGGGCGACGTGCCCGCCGACGACCTGCGCCTGATCGGGCTGGCGGCGGCTGCGATCGCGGCCGGTGCGGTGATCCGGTTCGGCTGCCAGTACGGGCGTCGCATGCTCGCCGGACGCCTGTCGCTCGACGTGCAGCACGACCTGCGGTTGCGCCTGCTCGGCTCGCTCCAACGTCTCGACGGCCACGGTCAGGACCGCATCCGCACGGGTCAGGTGGTCTCGCGGTCCATCACCGACCTGCAACTCGTGCAGGGCCTGCTCGCGATGGTGCCGATGTCGGCGGGTGCGCTGCTGCAGTTCGTGCTCGCGCTGGTGATCATGACGACCCTCTCGCCGCTGCTCACACTGGTCGCGGTGGTCATCGTCCCGATCATCGCGGGTCTCGTCCGGGTCGTGCGCCCGAAGCTGTTCGCCGCGACCTGGTCGGCGCAGCAGCGCGCGGCCGACCTTGCCCAGCACGTCGAGGAGACGGTCACGGGCGTGCGGGTGGTGAAGGGATTCGGGCAGGAGTCGCACGCCGTCGACCAGCTCGAGGAGCACGGTCGCAGGCTGTACGCGGAGCGTCTGCGTGCCGCCCGGATCAACGCGTGGTTCTCGGCGCCGATGGGTGCGATCCCACAGTTCGGGCTCGTCGCCACCATCGCGCTCGGCGGCTGGCTCGCCCTCGAGGGCGGGATCACCGTGGGCACCTTCGTGGCGTTCACCGCCTATGTGGCGACGATGACGGGGACGACCCGCACCCTCTCCCAGGTCGTGATCATGGCGCAGTTGTCCCGCGCCGCCGTCGAGCGGGTGTACGAGGTGATCGACACCGAACCCGATGTCGCCGATCCCCCGCATCCCGTCGAGCTGCCCGACGGTCCGCTCGGGGTGCACCTGGAGGACGTGACGTTCGGCTTCGACGACGACCGGCACGTACTGCGCGGCCTCGACCTGGAGATCGCGCCCGGCGAGACCGTCGCGATCGTCGGCCCGGCCGGGTCGGGCAAGACCGTGCTGTCGCTGCTGCTCCCCCGCTTCTACGCGCCGCACCGCGGGTCGGTGTGCCTGACCGCGGACGGCCGCGACATCGACGTCGCCACGCTCCGCGCCGACGATCTGCGCGGGGCGGTCGGCCTCGTCTTCGACGAGCCGTTCCTGTTCTCCGACACCGTCGCGTCCAACATCGCTCTCGGCCGGCCCGACGCATCGGACGACGAGATCCGCGCCGCGGCCGCGGCGGCACGCGCCGACGACTTCGTCGAGGCCCTCCCCGAGGGCTACGACACGGTCGTCGGTGAACGCGGCCTGACCCTGTCCGGCGGGCAGCGGCAGCGGGTCGCGCTGGCGCGGGCACTGCTCGTCGATCCGCGGGTGCTGATCCTCGACGACGCGACCTCGGCGGTCGACGCCGAGACGGAGGCCGCGATCTACGGCGCGTTGCGGGCGGGCCGGCGCCGCACGACCCTCGTGCTCGCCCATCGGCGGTCGACGCTCGCGCTCGCCGACCGGGTCGCCGTGCTCGACGAGGGGCGCATCGTCGACATCGGGACGGTCGACGAACTCGAGGAGCGCAGTCCCGTCTTCCGGCGTCTGCTCTCGACCGACGACGACGCCGCACCGGCACCGGAACGCCCCGTCCCCGCCGGTGAGTTGTGGCCCGACGAACCGGACGACGACGAACTGTCCGGGACCGTCCGGAACCCACCGGCCGTCGGTGGAGGTCGCGGCGGACCGGCGGGCGGTGGTGGCCGCGGCGGGCCGGTGTCCGGTGCGCTCGGCGCGGTCGCCCCGACCCCGGAACTGCGCGCGGCCGTCGACGCGCTTCCCCCGGCCACCGAGACGCCCGGACACGATCCGGCCCTGCAGTCCGAGGCCCTGCGCCTGCCCGACCCGCAGTTCCGGTTGCGGACGACGCTGCGCCCGGTGCGTGCACTGCTGGCGGTCGTCGTGCTGTGCCTGGCGGTGGAGTCGCTGACGAGCATCGCGTTCCCGTCGCTGGTGCGGTACGCCGTCGACCGCGGAGTGACCCCGGGCGATCCGTCCCGGCTGTGGCAGGCGACCGCCGCAGGTGTGGTGCTCGCGCTGCTCGGCTGGTTCGTGGTCGCGATCCTCACGGTGCTCACCGCGCGGGCGGGCGAACGGGTGTTGTTCGGGCTGCGCGTGCGCTCGTACGCGCACCTGCAACGGCTCGGACTCGACTACTACGAACGCGAACTGTCGGGCCGGATCATGACGCGGATGACGACCGATGTGGATGCGCTGTCGCAGTTCATCCAGACCGGCCTGTCCACCGCGGTCGTGGCGGTGCTCACGCTCACCGGTATCTCGATCGCGCTGATCGTCACCGATCTGTCCCTGGCCCTGGTGGTGCTGGCGGTGCTGCCCGTGCTGGTCGGCGCGACCCTGTGGTTCCGGAAGGTCTCCGGGACGGCGTACGCGCAGTCCCGCGAACGCATCTCCCTGGTGAACGCGGATTTCCAGGAGAACGTCACGGGTCTGCGCGCCGCCCAGGCCTACCGCAGGGAGGAGACCGCGGCGCGGCGGTTCGCCGAGCGCGCGGAGGCCTATCGGCGCAGTCGCCTGCGGTCGCAGCGGGCGATCTCGCTGTACTTCCCGTTCATCACCTTCCTGTCCGATCTGGCGCTCGCGGCGGTCGTCTTCGTCGGCGCCCGGGAGGTGGCGTCGGGCGCGGTCGGCCCCGGTGTGCTGATCGCGTTCGTGCTGTATCTGAACCTGTTGTTCGCGCCCATCCAGCAGTTGTCGCAGGTCTTCGACGGCTACCAGCAGGCGCGGGTCGGTCTGCGCCGGATCGGCGACCTGTTGCGGACCGAGAGCTCGCTCGAGTCTGCCGAGGAGGGCACGGTCGCCATCACCGGGCACCTCCGCGGTGACGTCGACCTGCGGCAGGTGGGCTTCCGGTACAGCGAGGCCGATCGTGAGGCGCTGAGCGATGTGGACCTGTCGATCCCGGCCGGGTCGACGGTCGCCCTGGTGGGCCGCACCGGCGCCGGGAAGTCGACGGTCGTCAAACTGCTCGCCCGGTTCTACGACCCGACGTCCGGTTCGGTGCGGGTGGACGACACCGATCTGCGCCGTTACCGCCTGCGCGACTATCGGGGCCGGCTCGGTGTGGTGCCGCAGGAGGCGCACCTGTTCACGGGCACGGTGGCGACCAACATCGCCTACGGCCGGCCCGACGCGACGCGCGAGGAGATCGAATCGGCCGCGCGCGCCGTGGGGGCGCTGGACATGATCGCGGGTCTCGCCGGCGGCATGAACCATGCGGTCGGTGAACGCGGTCAGGGTCTGTCGGCGGGCCAGCGTCAGCTCATCGCGCTCGCGCGCGCCGAACTGGTGGATCCCGATCTGCTGCTGCTCGACGAGGCCACCGCGACCCTCGATCCCGCCACCGAGAAGGCGGTGCTCGAGGCGGGTGCGCGGGTGGCCCGCTCACGGACGGCCGTGGTGGTGGCGCACCGTCTCGCGACCGCCGCACGCGCCGATCTCGTGGTGGTCGTCGACGACGGCCGTATCGTCGAGTGCGGGCCCCACGACGAGCTCCGCCGAGCGGGAGGTCTGTACACCACTTTGTGGCAACTCGCTACCGGTGGTCTCGTTCCGGAGGAGCCCGAGGTCCTGCTCACTTCGACGACGGAAGGATCGAACATGAGATCGTCCTCACGTTTGTAA
- a CDS encoding alpha/beta fold hydrolase, whose protein sequence is MFVRESGAGPRTVVLLHGFSDHGGTWCKVAPAIAERHRVLTVDLPGFGRSAQHWKTPVLDHYVDVLADLVDDVPEPVSLVGNSLGAVTALVFASVHPSRVGRVVLADMPGLAGIPRWWTRGASMPVELSRLLLRPLPAPVMQQAMGALYARAAVHRRGTFDRAARTAFAANYATREQVDTLLTVGRHAIGELGRLPIPEMVHALDMPALLVWGARDRLTPAHAARRVQAGGRRRVVIIPDAGHCPQLDAPREFLDAVLPFLD, encoded by the coding sequence ATGTTCGTACGGGAGTCCGGTGCGGGACCGCGCACCGTCGTCCTGCTGCACGGCTTCTCCGATCACGGCGGTACGTGGTGCAAGGTCGCGCCGGCGATCGCCGAGCGGCACCGGGTGCTCACGGTCGACCTGCCCGGTTTCGGGCGCAGCGCGCAGCACTGGAAGACACCCGTGCTCGACCACTACGTCGACGTCCTGGCCGACCTCGTCGACGACGTTCCCGAACCGGTGTCGCTGGTGGGGAACTCGCTCGGTGCGGTGACCGCGCTGGTGTTCGCGTCGGTCCACCCGTCCCGGGTCGGCCGCGTGGTGCTCGCCGACATGCCGGGTCTCGCCGGGATCCCCCGGTGGTGGACGCGGGGTGCGAGCATGCCGGTCGAACTGTCGCGCCTGCTGTTGCGTCCGCTGCCCGCCCCGGTGATGCAGCAGGCCATGGGTGCCCTGTACGCGCGGGCCGCCGTGCACCGACGCGGCACCTTCGACCGGGCGGCGCGCACGGCGTTCGCGGCGAACTACGCGACCCGCGAGCAGGTCGACACGCTGCTGACCGTGGGCCGGCACGCGATCGGTGAGCTCGGTCGACTGCCGATCCCGGAGATGGTGCACGCCCTCGACATGCCGGCCCTGCTGGTGTGGGGCGCACGCGACCGGTTGACGCCCGCTCACGCCGCGCGACGGGTGCAGGCCGGGGGCCGGAGACGGGTGGTGATCATCCCTGACGCCGGGCACTGTCCTCAGCTCGACGCGCCCCGCGAGTTCCTCGACGCTGTCCTGCCCTTCCTCGACTGA
- a CDS encoding AraC family transcriptional regulator: MTGSAVGVSDGARRRPTPLLTPYVRSYEGYRLDGFPPGTHLGMPSPEVTVILTISEPVELSRGDGRCPERFDTLAGGLSTQPVPIVHHGRQHGIQLALTPAGARALLGAPAAALGPWAVDLEDVIGADGRELFDRISAAESWDERFAVLDRILTRRLVSARSTSPDGHLVHAWHLLVTDPARPVGAVADELGWSRRHLANRCAAEFGLSPKDVARVARFDRSRRMLRADPGRRLADVAAECGFYDQAHLARDWRDLAGVPPSRWLEDEVFPFVQDDRDVPGRHSEA; the protein is encoded by the coding sequence ATGACCGGGTCCGCAGTCGGTGTGTCGGACGGCGCCAGGCGGCGTCCGACACCCCTGCTGACACCCTACGTACGGTCGTACGAGGGGTATCGGCTCGACGGTTTCCCGCCGGGGACCCATCTGGGTATGCCCTCTCCGGAGGTCACCGTAATCCTCACGATCTCCGAACCCGTCGAACTCTCGCGGGGCGACGGACGGTGCCCGGAACGTTTCGACACGCTCGCCGGAGGGTTGTCGACGCAACCGGTGCCCATCGTCCACCACGGACGGCAGCACGGGATCCAACTCGCGCTCACCCCCGCGGGTGCCCGCGCCCTGCTCGGTGCGCCCGCCGCCGCGCTCGGTCCGTGGGCCGTCGATCTCGAGGACGTCATCGGCGCCGACGGCCGGGAGTTGTTCGACCGGATCTCCGCGGCCGAATCGTGGGACGAGCGGTTCGCCGTCCTCGACCGGATTCTCACCCGCCGCCTGGTCTCCGCACGGTCGACGAGCCCGGACGGGCACCTCGTCCACGCCTGGCACCTGCTCGTGACGGACCCGGCCCGCCCGGTCGGTGCCGTCGCGGACGAACTCGGATGGAGCAGGCGACACCTCGCGAACCGGTGCGCCGCCGAGTTCGGACTGTCCCCGAAGGACGTGGCCCGGGTGGCACGCTTCGACCGGTCGCGACGGATGCTGCGGGCCGACCCCGGCCGCCGCCTCGCCGATGTCGCCGCCGAGTGCGGCTTCTACGACCAGGCGCATCTCGCCCGCGACTGGCGCGATCTGGCGGGCGTCCCGCCGTCGCGGTGGCTCGAGGACGAGGTGTTCCCATTCGTCCAAGACGATCGAGACGTTCCGGGCCGACACTCGGAGGCATGA
- a CDS encoding VOC family protein, with amino-acid sequence MTNTTNSTQQSATVAPTLDTVWPCFAYTDARGAIRFLVETLGFAEAEVYGEGDRVDHAALLWPHGGGVMLGSTGRGSPLDQHADKGTAYLVLPDDVTVDALYERVLASAQAEDPAVRATVTVELRDEDYGSHGFTCRDPHGVYWTIGTYRPRRP; translated from the coding sequence ATGACGAACACAACGAATTCCACGCAGCAGTCGGCCACCGTCGCACCCACCCTCGACACGGTGTGGCCGTGCTTCGCCTACACCGACGCCCGGGGCGCGATCCGTTTCCTCGTGGAGACCCTCGGGTTCGCCGAAGCGGAGGTCTACGGGGAAGGGGACCGCGTCGACCACGCAGCCCTGCTCTGGCCGCACGGCGGAGGGGTCATGCTCGGCTCGACCGGTCGCGGGTCGCCGCTCGACCAGCACGCCGACAAGGGCACCGCCTATCTCGTGCTTCCCGACGACGTCACCGTCGATGCCCTGTACGAGAGGGTGCTCGCCTCGGCGCAGGCGGAGGACCCGGCGGTCCGCGCGACCGTGACCGTCGAACTCCGCGACGAGGACTACGGATCGCACGGGTTCACCTGCCGCGACCCGCACGGCGTGTACTGGACGATCGGCACCTACCGACCCCGTCGGCCGTAG